From a single Flavobacterium sp. genomic region:
- the rplS gene encoding 50S ribosomal protein L19 has translation MSNLVDFVNSEFVTKKDFPDFGAGDTITVYYEIKEGEKTRTQFFKGVVIQRRGAGATETFTIRKMSGAIGVERIFPVNLPALQKVEVNQRGKVRRARIYYFRDLTGKKAKIKERRYKN, from the coding sequence ATGTCAAATTTAGTTGATTTCGTTAATAGCGAATTTGTAACAAAAAAAGATTTCCCTGATTTCGGAGCTGGTGATACTATCACTGTGTATTATGAAATTAAAGAGGGTGAAAAAACTAGAACTCAGTTCTTCAAAGGAGTTGTAATCCAAAGAAGAGGTGCTGGAGCAACTGAAACTTTTACAATCCGTAAAATGTCTGGAGCTATTGGTGTTGAGCGTATCTTCCCAGTAAACTTACCTGCTTTACAAAAAGTTGAAGTGAACCAAAGAGGTAAAGTTCGTAGAGCTCGTATCTACTACTTTAGAGATCTTACAGGTAAAAAAGCAAAAATCAAAGAAAGAAGATACAAAAACTAA
- a CDS encoding class I SAM-dependent methyltransferase, whose product MEVKDYININKETWNNKVDVHIDSDFYDMEGFLNGKSTLNAIELELLGDVKGKKILHLQCHFGQDTMTFSRMGAKATGVDLSDKAIERAREINEKINLDATFVCCDIYDAPNHLDEKFDIVFTSYGTIGWLPNLDQWAKVISHFLKPGGKFVMADFHPVVWMFDNDFKEVFYNYFNTEEIIEDESGTYANREAEISTQTITWNHPTSELLNALITNNLELNCYNEFDYSPYNCFNQTEEFESNKFRIKHLENKIPMVYSLSATKK is encoded by the coding sequence GTGGAAGTGAAAGATTACATCAACATCAACAAAGAAACATGGAACAACAAAGTCGATGTGCATATTGACTCCGATTTTTATGATATGGAGGGTTTTCTGAACGGAAAATCAACCTTAAATGCTATAGAATTAGAATTACTTGGCGATGTAAAAGGAAAAAAAATCTTACACTTACAATGTCATTTTGGTCAAGACACCATGACTTTTTCAAGAATGGGCGCAAAAGCAACAGGAGTTGATTTATCAGACAAAGCCATTGAAAGAGCCAGAGAAATCAATGAAAAAATAAATTTAGATGCCACGTTCGTTTGTTGTGATATATATGACGCTCCCAATCATTTAGATGAAAAATTTGATATTGTTTTTACCAGTTATGGGACTATTGGTTGGTTACCCAATCTAGATCAATGGGCTAAGGTAATTTCACACTTTTTAAAACCAGGCGGAAAATTTGTTATGGCCGATTTTCATCCCGTAGTTTGGATGTTTGATAATGATTTCAAAGAAGTTTTTTATAATTATTTCAATACCGAAGAAATTATTGAAGATGAATCGGGCACTTACGCAAATAGAGAAGCTGAAATTTCAACACAAACCATCACTTGGAATCATCCCACCTCAGAACTTTTAAACGCTTTGATTACAAACAATTTGGAATTAAATTGTTATAACGAATTTGATTATTCTCCATACAATTGTTTCAATCAAACTGAAGAATTTGAATCCAATAAATTCCGAATTAAACATTTGGAAAACAAAATTCCAATGGTGTATTCCCTTTCGGCAACTAAAAAATAA
- the trmD gene encoding tRNA (guanosine(37)-N1)-methyltransferase TrmD, with amino-acid sequence MRIDIITVLPELMRSPFEASIMKRAIEKGLVEVHFHNLRDYTTNKQRSVDDYQFGGGAGMVMSVQPIDACISKLKSERTYDEIIYMTPDGETLNQKMANSISMYENILILCGHYKGVDQRVRDMHITREISIGDYVLSGGEIGAIVFCDAIIRLIPGVLSDETSALTDSFQDNLLSPPIYTRPADYNGLKVPEVLLSGNFAKIEKWREDMAYEHTKNRRPDLLED; translated from the coding sequence ATGCGAATTGATATTATTACAGTTTTACCCGAATTAATGCGAAGTCCGTTTGAGGCTTCTATTATGAAACGTGCCATTGAAAAAGGTTTGGTCGAAGTTCATTTTCATAATTTAAGAGACTACACTACTAACAAACAAAGGAGTGTAGACGATTATCAGTTTGGTGGCGGAGCAGGTATGGTGATGTCTGTTCAACCAATTGACGCTTGTATTTCGAAACTAAAAAGCGAAAGAACCTACGACGAAATCATCTACATGACGCCAGATGGAGAAACTTTAAACCAAAAAATGGCCAACTCGATTTCGATGTATGAAAATATATTGATTTTGTGTGGGCATTATAAAGGTGTAGACCAAAGAGTACGTGACATGCACATTACTCGTGAAATTTCAATTGGAGATTATGTATTGAGTGGTGGCGAAATTGGAGCTATTGTGTTTTGCGATGCCATTATCCGATTGATTCCTGGGGTTTTGAGTGATGAAACTTCGGCTTTAACAGATAGTTTTCAAGACAATTTATTATCACCTCCTATTTATACACGCCCAGCCGACTATAACGGATTAAAAGTACCCGAAGTTTTATTAAGTGGAAATTTCGCCAAAATTGAAAAATGGCGTGAAGACATGGCGTACGAACATACCAAGAACAGGAGACCTGATTTACTGGAGGATTAG